The nucleotide sequence atgagtgagtttggtgtggaggaacttgactggcctgcacagagagagtcctgacctcaacaccatagaacacctttgggatgaattagcacagagactgtgagccaggccaaaactgggacgtctgcctttacatgcacatgaatgtaatatggggtttcccgccctttgcagctataacagcttcaactcttctgggaaacctttccacaaggtttaggagtgtgtttatgggaatttttgacctttCCACTAGAatcgcatttgtgaggtcaggcactgatgttggacgagaaggtctggctcacagtctccgctctaattcatcccaaaggtgttctatggggttgaggtcaggactctgtgcaggccagtcaagttcctccacaccaaacacgctcatccatgtctttatggaccttgctttgtgcactggtgtgcagtcatgttggaacaggaaggggtcatccccaaacttttcccacaaagagcatgaaattgtccaaaatgtcttggtatgaagctgaagcattaagagattctttcaccggaactaagggtccgagcccaacccctgaattaaatgatttagaggggtgttaAAATATTAGTTAAAACTCCTTTTTTAGTCAACtccaaaacagacacacagaaaaaaaaagactgaccTGGGCGATGGCGTGATCGACGCGGTTGTACCGATCGGTGAGATGGATGTTGTGGATTTTTAAAGGCGGAGCTCCCAGGTTGGCCATCGCCGTGGAGTGATCGTTTAGCTGCTCGACTGCTGACTGATAGTACTCAGATTTGGCAAAGTTTTCTAAACAAAACAGATGGGACCTTTTTTTAGGCAACATTAAATTAATAACCCAGATTTGTTGATGCCATGCAATCGTGTATCAGCTCCATGCAAACATTAGCAAGCAAGTATATGAAACCCAAACCACAAATCTCATCATGTTCAGCTGTCTTTTATTTGCTTGCAATGACTCATGGGTAATGGGTTCTGATTCAGTCAGCTATTCTGTTTGGATTTggaatgaagaaaaaagccAGCAATGTTTCAGAATGTTTCTTttcactgatactggagactccttccaaaccaactcacaaaaaaaaacaaaaaacaaattataaacAAGTCGTATGTCGTCGTAACTGTTCTGGAAGTCTGAGCTGATGTGGGGAAAGCGGCTTTAAACCACTCACTCTGCATGAGGTAGTACATCATCCCGCAGCCTCCGCCAGTAACCACAGTGACAAAGATGGTCATCTGCTGCAGGAGATTAGTGGTGCGGCTCATCGTGTTGAAGTTCTCAGGCAGACCTGGTGCAGTGATAAGAAGAGGGCAAGAGACATAACATGATCTTCTAGAAGATCCTGAAACATTCATTTCTCTTTTCcctgagtgtttatgtgtgttcaTTTGATCTAAATTCACTTGTTAGGGTGACATTGCTTTTTTACTGTATGCTATTCATCCTGCCAACTCAAACCACCCCTAGTGTTTTGTATATAAATGCATTTATGCCAGAAGAGATGTCACAATTATTTCCACTTAGCGCGTGCACATTTTCGTGCAACATTCATACaaaaaaacagtattttttGCTATTCTCTCATaataacatattttttaatttcagcaGTAAATGACCCTGAcattgaatttaaaaaaaaaaaggtatacaTCAACACGAACCTTGTCTTACATGGGAGCGGACATCTTTGTTTTGAATCCACCAAACTTTATTTTAATCGGTCAAGAGCCACAAACGAAAAAACTATCATATTATCTTAccattaaaatagtttttaaaaaagttttccaaaaaaaaaaaacttagaaTGAGCTCTTTATTAAAATGGCATAAACGCGAGATAAATCTGTAGTCAGTTAACAAGCATTCATCCAGCTAAACAGTAGACTTTGTATTAGCCGAGGTTGCTAACTTGTCCTGAGACGTCTACATGCCCGCCATATTGGTAAGGTCTAGTTTCGATTGTGAGGGAATGCAAGTCTATGGGGACGTCTGGGTCAATTCCGATTAAACCACATATTTGGTTCATTACAAACGCATCTACATTCTTATTTTATGTTAATATACGTTATTGTGGCTGTTTAGACTGAAAAAAAACTTATAAACCAAATCCTGCTAGTCGTGAGCAAAGCAGGATTCGCACTTCGGCTCGACTCGGTTTGGATCGGATCGGCTCGTTCTCTCATGAACACGTGACCGATCGCGTGCAAAACCGTCGTTTTTTGTCACCTACACGATTACTCTGAGAATTTATAACTTAACGATGAACAGTACATAATTAATGATAATAtataagtaataataacaatgtatTTCTTAATCATGGCATTCCATTTACAGCGTAGACAACAATATATATAGTCAAAAAaggttaaataataaattaagtgtagaagggtgtgtgtgtgttatcaggtCTTTTACAAACATCTGCCATTTATAACAGAAGGATGTTTTTTTATGCTTAAACTGCATTTTAATCAGATATGAATATTGCATTTAAAACAGtatttcaaaaaaataaataaataaacacagcgtCCACCAGACGTATTTCATGAATAGTTGCATTTCTTTATGCCACCAGATGTCACTAGTGTGCAGAGCAGTGCCCTGCATCTGCGCATGCGTCAGTGTGAAGCGCTTCCATAATTTTGCAAGTGTTGTGTAAGTGAAAGTGTACTAAAGCGACCTTACAGATACCGTTCACGTTAAGACCAGACATTTCTGAGGTGAGTGATCATTACATTTCACACAAGAAGAGTTCATTTTTAATAACGAAAGTCTTCACACACACGGCTGTCCTGTGGgttactatactgcactatattatgTCTCATACCGTTGTTATAAAATGATCATAGGCTTCAGAAGTATCCCTATTTGTCATTGGTCCACGCTTTTATACGCTAGCAATTGGAAACTAAAGCCAGAGTATGCGTCgtaaaatttttttaataaacctgAACCTAAGATGAAGCGGACCTTCGTTGACTCGATGAATCAGTTCTGGAGATTCCTTAGTTTCTTGTTCAATGAATCAGTTGACTCAGTGAATCAGGTTCAGGAGATTCGCTCTTTTCGTGTTCAATGAATCATCTGACTTCATGAATCAAGTTCAAGTGATCCGTTCATCTCTCGTTCAGTGAAGCAGGTTCAGGAGATCCGTTCACCCCTTGTTCAATGAATCAGTTGACTCAGTGAATCAGGTCCAGGAGATTTGTTAATCACTCGTAAAGTGAATCAGGTTCTGGAGATTCCTTATTTTCTTGTTCAGTGAATCAGTTGACTCAGTGAATCAGGTCCAGGGGATTCGTTCATCTCTTGTTCAGTGAATCAGGTTCTGGAGATTCGCTCTTTTCGTGTTCAATGAATCATCTGACTTCATGAATCAAGTTCAAGTGATCCGTTCATCTCTCGTTCAGTGAAGCAGGTTCAGGAGATCCGTTCACCCCTTGTTCAATGAATCAGTTGACTCAGTGAATCAGGTCCAGGGGATTCGTTCATCTCTTGTTCAGTGAATCAGGTTCAGGAGATTCGTTCGTCACTTGTTCAGTGAATCAGGTTCAGGAGATTCGTTCATCACTCGGTCAGTGAAACTGCTGATTCAGTAAATCCTGGTCAGGCGATTTGCTAAATCAGCATTTTCTTCATGCGAGTCAGATCAGTATCACAAGATGCACATTGCAtaacatatgtaaaaatgtTCCAGTGCATGCAGTAGTAGTCTTTGGGGTTGTAGTATATTAAAACGATTCTTCTAAACATGGGCATATGAGcagattataaaacatttacatagcAAATAGCGTTTTATACGACTCACTGTGTCCGTTTGTTATTTGCACCACAGATCCACATGGATGGTGACTGATAGCGTCTTAGAGCTTatcaagcgcacacacacacacgtcagaaaCCCAACCACCCTGGTGTCCAGACCCTATTTTAAAGTTTTGTTATTAGTTCCCAAAGACCCAATCTGTACTAacgttaacaaaaaaaaagttcagggTTTCTTCACACATACAGGTGAAAATGTTATGAAGGACAGGTAGAAATGTTGAGAAATTAGTTTCAAGTTAGAATTTTTATTTCCTCAGGTACCATGCATGGTTGCGTGGTGGTCGGCGTTGGCATGGCGGGTCAGGCCAGGATCCGAGACCTTCTCACGCCTCTGGCCTCCAGCGCTGCGGAAATCTTCACCCTTAAGGGCTTGGTGTCTAGGTCAGTGTCATTCCATGAAACTCTCCATCCAGCTCAAAATGGTGGAATCTCGAGAAGAGATATAACCAATAAGAGTCATCATGTAAAAATAcgttgaataaaaataaatctggaatgatgGACAGGTGGTTACCTGGAAACCATGTAGCTGTCTGTATCTAAAGATGAAGGAGGTTTGCCCGACATTTTCAGTGCTCTGATCATGGGTCAGGTGTCACAGATTCTTTTTAACGGCTTTCCTGTGTGTAGGAGGACGCTGGAGAATGTGCAGGGAGTCCAACAGATCTCTCTGGACGAGGCGCTGAGCCGCAGCGACGTTCAGGTGGCCTTCTTGTGCACGGAAAACGCCAGCCATGAAGAGTACATCAGGTGAGACACAGCCTCAGAGGAATAAACCTCTAGCGGGAAGTTTAAATATCGACTTACTTTTATTTTCCCTCAGGAGGTTTCTCGAAGCAGGGAAACACGTGTGTGTGGAGTATCCCATGGTGCTCAGCTACAACGTTGCCACTGACCTCATGGACCAGGCGAAACAGAAGGGTGAGCGAATATTCAATTCTAAAATACGTAAAACGACCCAGCAGCAGAAGAAACAGCACTGAGCGTACGTGGTGTTTCCCGTCTCCAGGTTTGGTCCTGCACGAGGAACACATCGAGCTCCTCACTCCCTCCTTcaagcagctgaagaaagatgTAGCCGGAAAGCAGCTGGAAGAAGGAAGCCTGCATTTCACAGGTACGATCACATCTGCACATCTGCAATCTCTCACCTCGGCAGAACCTGACCTCCGTATCGTGTCCCGGTGCAGGAGGTCCACTCAGGAGTGGGTCAGGGTTTCTGGCGTTCAGCGGCATCGCACGCCTCACCTGGCTGGTGGATCTTTTCGGAGAGCTCAGCGTTAAAGCAGCAACGATGGAGGAGGAGCCGGAGAAGAAGCGCTTGCAGATGACGGTCCAACTGCTAACCCAGGAGCAAAAGTGAGTCCACTTTTTGTATTTCAACCCAAACCTGTCTGGGGCTTTGGCTTTCATACCAGAGCCATGATGCTAGCTCATAGCCACCAGATTAGCATCAAGTTTGGTGAATCACACATCCATGACTCTTTTAAGTCAAGTGAATGAtcggttaccatagaaacaaataacatactgatttaaaaaacatttcttgaAACAATGAGATAATTCAAAATAACATATGAACGAACAGATAAAAACTCAATAAGTGTCGAGTTATTTTGAAATCATGAGATCTCGTGAACGTCTTAAAATAATGATCAAAACAACATAATGTGTAGAAAAATGAGATAGCTCAGTGTTAAACCATCTTTAAATAATGATATAACTCAAAATGAAGTATCTTGAAATGACAGAATAACTAATATATTCTGAAATAACTAAATTTTAACTCAATAACTGTCTAGAAAAATGAGATAACTCACATGATGTTATTTTGAGCTATCTTGAAAGCTATCTTGAGATAactcaaaataaaatatcttgCAATAACAAGATTAGAATTAACCTATTCAGAAATAACAAGAGGACTCAAGAGAACGTCTTGAAATGACAAGATAACCAACCTATCCTGAAGTAATGACATAATTGAATAACAATGAAAATGAGATAATGCCTTGAAATAACAGGATGTTATTTCCAGCTACCTTGAATTAACAAGATAACTCAAAATAGCAACATTTCCTGAAATAATGACATCGTAAGTCAAAAACAAAGCCTGGGGGGGGTGGGGAATGAGATCAGTGTCTTGACTTAACAAGATAACTTCTTGAAAAAACAAGATAACTAACAACGTCCTGAAATAACGATAGAATGGAACGTCTAataaacaggaacaggaacgTCTGATCAACGCCCGATTatttcgaccaatcagatttcacgAGCTCGTCAGCATCGAGGTATAATCTCCTGGAACACTGTCATTTGTACATtaccagtgaaaagtttggacacaccttttaattcagtgttttttgtttagggatttattttctacattcttgaacaagactggagatttcaaaactatgaaataacacacatggacttaagtaatccatatgtaacgacaacaaaaaacagtcagttgttatgttaagacacgaaggtcaggggttctggaatagttcttgcaagaacagtattgtcaagtgcatttgcaaaacccatcaagcaccatgatgaaactggctcacatgaagaccatcccagtaaagcaagaccaaaactgacctctgctgcagaggagaagttcatttagagttaccagcctcagaaatcaccaattaacagcccctcagattagaggcgttatgaaggctttacagagcatcagtatcagacatatctcaatatcaactgttcaaaggacattattgtggatttcggccgccttcagcattgttttacactgtagaaagaaataagcatcaggaaagaccatgggattagaaggtgtgtccaaacttttgactggtagtgtatatacttGTTCTGCACAGACCCCTGACCTGGATAGAGGAGCACGCTGAAGGCCTGAGCCGCGGCAGAAGCATCCACCTGCGCTTCAGCACCTGCACCATGACTGAGCTGCCGGTCGGCGTCCAGGAGCCCGTGGGATTGTTCATGCAGGACATGGTGCTGTTCGGGAGCAAGCTGCAGGGCTCCATGCCACCAGAACAACTCCAATCCGAGACCAGGAGAATCCTTCACTGCCTCAAGCTGGCTGAGGAGATCCGGAAACTCTGCCAGGACACGACGGGCTGAAAGGAGAAGGCAAAGGGGGCGGGGCCAGAACTTTACACAAATcatttgtgtaatttttttttttgctctggaTCATCTATGATGACCTTTTATACACGCTTTGAATTCATGCTAAAGGTCAAAAAGTCACAGTATTAAtaatgagattaaaaaaaaaaataacgacAAAGTCTCTGAATGCTTGCTTCTTCTCAAAGACAGCAAAAAAATGTTACATTTGTTGGagtttttttatattcctgaaGCTCCGACACCAATTTAAAACAAGGTCCTGGTGGAAACACTGCATCCAAGTGACACGTCAGTTCAGATCCTAGCgtggcttattattattattattataaggatATTAGCATAAtgtttaaaatcacacacacacacacacacacacaagtgacaCACAAGTCAGTGCACAGTATCATGATCCTGTATTTAGGTCACGTACattacatataacataacatctTTCTAgctataatacaaaatatacaatatttatatcGTTTATATTTAGTCTCATTGGGTGATTTTCTACCTTGGTTTTTCCAATCAAGCAGATGAGTTTGATATATCGTCCAGTCTTCAGCAGGTAATAACACAGTGAAACGAAAAATGAAGACGAACGGACGAAAACAAACGGATAGAAACCTGCAGGATCCTGAAGCTTGTGGCCGGAAAAGTGTACACAGATGCTTCGTGATaacctgttgtttttttcaaatccaaaccaggaagtgaaattTGAACCCTTTAAACCTCCCAAGAAGGCATCCTCACTGTACTTCCTGTTTAAGATGACTCGCTTTTAAGACGGATAATCAGCTAggccaccttttttttttcgtccATCTGCAAAAACACTGTTCGGAAATTATGGAAGAAATtacgaaaatgttttaaaacgAACAGACGGAGATTCGTAAAAGGGCGTCAGCCGTCTCTTTCggtagggttgccagatttatttcggctaaagaagaagaaggatgtgGATGGATGGCTTGGATGATTTATTTCCGTATTTAACGTCAAAGCTGTTATGAATGTTAGAGTTAATTAGAAGACTGTCGCTATCGCTAATCTCGGACACGATCGGTGGAAACGCACTTCCACGTGGCATTAACgtttcaaaatatttatttttttccccccaggcGTGAAATTTTGGGCGGTTTGGAGATTCTTTAAGTGCCTTAAAGTCTCAGGAACGTACATCCCTGTGCATAATCAAGCAACTGGAAATCtttaatggagaaaaaaaaaaaagacaaagtgaaacaaaaataaaacaaaaaatgagcCATGTCCCGGATTAGGATTAGTATACTGTACAAAGTCAGTTTTCCAGTCTCGCGGTGAGGGAAGAGGAATGGCGCTGAACGTTCTTCATAAgcgagttaaaaaaaaaaaaaaaaaacgtgtgatGCCATCACTCTCACGTGGACTTCTGTCTGTAGTGAAGAGTCAGATCTCCGCCGCTCTTCCAGATAAAATACTTCACTGTTCTCAAGTCCATGTTTGGATCCAGAACCTAAACAAGGTGGGAAATAAAATGGTTAAATAGAacaaatagtgtgtgtgtgtgtgtgtgtgtgtgtgtgtgtgtaaagacctGATCCTGGCACATGAGCTCGATTTTCTCCTCAGCGAGCATGGCCATGTCTTCTTCCTTCTCCTGCTCTCCGGGCTTCTCCGTTCCCGACGAGCTCGTGGTCTGAGACTCCGTGTCCAGGTTGATGATCTTCTCGTAGACGTGCTCCATCACCTTCCTCACCTGCAGCATGTCGCTGGCCGACAGACGGTCCCTAAACATGCCGGGGGAGCGTTAAGGTGGAAAGGAAAATTCCTCTAGACAGTTTGAGGATATCGTGTGAAGCTTAGCTAGGTCTCTAGCGATGAAGTCAGTTTAGCTTCTCTCTTAGCTGTACTCTAATTCAACCTGACAAACCAAAAGTATTCGTTTACTGCTTTGTTATCTCAGAAGCCCAGATCtgacataacattaaaaaacgAGATAATGGCTCTtttgaaatgagataaaataaaataacgaaAATAATGACATAACTCCAAGTACGACATCTTGAAATAACAAGATAACCACAACGTTTTGAAATAACGAGATAACTCAAAATAATAAGCTGATGTCTTGAAATAGCAAGAGTCAAAAATATCCTCTTGAAACAAGATAACTCAATAAAATGTCTTGAAATAACGGCATATGTTACTTTGGGTCAttgaaataaattatatatatatatatatatatatatatatctcgaAATAACAAGATAACTCAAAATAATACCATGTctagaaaaaaatgagataacTCACAATATCCTGAAATAATGAGATAGATACTGAGATAGAGAGATGAACTGAAGTTAATATAACAGCAGcctatctcattttttttaagacagttcctaatattacacacattataataataataataataataataataaaaaaatgtattacttCTTGAGTGTTTTTGCCCCGGAGGACGAGTGAGGCTGCAGGTAGAATGGGATCTTGTTGAATTTGGGCATGTTTTTCTAGAAAACGAGACAAAAACAATCAACTGGTCACTTCACGTGATAAAAGCAGCAGAAAGAGCATCTGATCGTAGAAACGAGTGGAGTTACACCCTGTGAATGAGCAAACTGGCGAATATTTAAAGGTTCAGTTCATGctggatttctgtaaatgaGCTCGCAGCAGTGAAAAGATCATCATTAACATTTAAATCCCAGAGCTCAACACTCACATCTACGGTAATGTCAATGACCCACTGAGGAACGGTTTCATTCAGCAACATGGACTCCGTTTCTCCGCCCGAGTCTCGACATAACAACCTACAGGGAAACAAAGACGAGCAGAAGTCGTTCGTTTCATTTCTTA is from Hemibagrus wyckioides isolate EC202008001 linkage group LG07, SWU_Hwy_1.0, whole genome shotgun sequence and encodes:
- the LOC131355555 gene encoding cytochrome c oxidase assembly factor 1 homolog produces the protein MSRTTNLLQQMTIFVTVVTGGGCGMMYYLMQKNFAKSEYYQSAVEQLNDHSTAMANLGAPPLKIHNIHLTDRYNRVDHAIAQLKIPVTGPKTGGYLYTASSRDAVMNRWQLQRVALQLKTGETIQIFPRTESE
- the blvra gene encoding biliverdin reductase A, which encodes MHGCVVVGVGMAGQARIRDLLTPLASSAAEIFTLKGLVSRRTLENVQGVQQISLDEALSRSDVQVAFLCTENASHEEYIRRFLEAGKHVCVEYPMVLSYNVATDLMDQAKQKGLVLHEEHIELLTPSFKQLKKDVAGKQLEEGSLHFTGGPLRSGSGFLAFSGIARLTWLVDLFGELSVKAATMEEEPEKKRLQMTVQLLTQEQKPLTWIEEHAEGLSRGRSIHLRFSTCTMTELPVGVQEPVGLFMQDMVLFGSKLQGSMPPEQLQSETRRILHCLKLAEEIRKLCQDTTG